In the genome of Tsukamurella tyrosinosolvens, one region contains:
- a CDS encoding SDR family NAD(P)-dependent oxidoreductase, whose product MSAFDLTGRRVLVTGGAQGLGEGMARALTAAGARVMLGDLQADRAATVASELGAGNGSVHLDVTSEESWAAAIDATVAQLGGLDVVVNNAGVEITGLLTEISVDDVRRQLDVNVLGTALGLKHGLRALRPGGAAGGGGAIINVASVAATIAFPGIAIYSATKSAIDRMTRVAAMEAGKLGYGVRVNCIYPGLVPTEMGTGLAVDMANIGLFGSPEEAVEAVVGLTPSGRLGEVQDMADAVVFLASDASRFVNGAGLPVDGGMGM is encoded by the coding sequence GTGAGCGCATTCGATCTGACCGGCCGGCGGGTCCTGGTCACCGGCGGGGCACAGGGGCTCGGTGAGGGCATGGCCCGTGCGCTGACCGCAGCCGGCGCCCGGGTGATGCTGGGCGACCTGCAGGCGGACCGCGCCGCCACCGTCGCGTCCGAGCTGGGAGCCGGCAACGGCTCGGTCCACCTCGACGTCACCTCCGAGGAGAGCTGGGCCGCCGCGATCGACGCCACCGTCGCGCAGCTCGGTGGGCTCGACGTGGTGGTCAACAACGCCGGCGTCGAGATCACGGGGCTGCTCACCGAGATCTCCGTCGACGACGTGCGGCGCCAGCTCGACGTGAACGTGCTCGGCACGGCCCTCGGCCTCAAGCACGGGCTGCGGGCCCTGCGTCCGGGCGGGGCGGCCGGTGGCGGCGGCGCCATCATCAACGTCGCCTCCGTGGCGGCGACCATCGCCTTCCCCGGCATCGCGATCTACTCCGCCACCAAGTCGGCCATCGACCGGATGACCCGCGTGGCGGCGATGGAGGCCGGGAAGCTCGGCTACGGCGTGCGCGTCAACTGCATCTACCCGGGCCTCGTGCCCACCGAGATGGGCACGGGCCTCGCGGTCGACATGGCGAACATCGGGCTGTTCGGCTCCCCCGAGGAGGCGGTCGAGGCGGTCGTGGGACTCACGCCCAGCGGCCGGCTCGGCGAGGTCCAGGACATGGCGGACGCCGTCGTCTTCCTCGCCTCCGACGCCTCCCGCTTCGTCAACGGGGCCGGGCTGCCCGTCGACGGCGGCATGGGCATGTGA
- a CDS encoding DUF5938 domain-containing protein — translation MMSNKPVVVYGASGYTGRLICEYLREYNVPFTAAGRDEGKLTASMEKNVAGIETADYEVVQVDHDVDSLTELFRGSSVVLNTVGPFIKFGDTVVQASLNAGAHYSDTNGEQDWMIHCDDTFHQQYADAGLLLAPGIAHMYTTGEIAAQIALETPGLDTLDIAVFWGGSPTIASTRTILVNAAGGDAFYLEQNEYTSFDPMQGLVPLVVPGQHELAQSLPWGGTSHPVWFKRDPRVANCKAQGGVFNAALMNNVPVIVADALEATKDMSPEDRADALDAVAAQVMNSMPPRENPRVNKSLDSVHASGPLGRSHVVIHGNSNYKQTGLLQAYAAYSLLQQPPRRVGLASGCQAFGHRELEGVLRTFGLISEPIVTVHR, via the coding sequence ATCATGAGCAACAAGCCGGTAGTGGTGTACGGGGCCTCGGGGTACACGGGACGCCTCATCTGCGAGTACCTGCGCGAGTACAACGTGCCCTTCACCGCGGCGGGCCGCGACGAGGGCAAGCTGACCGCGTCGATGGAGAAGAACGTCGCGGGCATCGAGACCGCCGACTACGAGGTCGTGCAGGTCGATCACGACGTCGACTCCCTCACCGAGCTCTTCCGCGGCAGCTCCGTCGTGCTGAACACGGTGGGGCCGTTCATCAAGTTCGGCGACACGGTGGTCCAGGCCAGCTTGAACGCCGGTGCGCACTACAGCGACACCAACGGTGAGCAGGACTGGATGATCCACTGCGACGACACGTTCCATCAGCAGTACGCGGACGCAGGCCTGCTGCTGGCGCCCGGTATCGCGCACATGTACACCACGGGCGAGATCGCGGCCCAGATCGCTCTGGAGACACCGGGTCTCGACACCCTCGACATCGCGGTCTTCTGGGGCGGCAGCCCCACCATCGCGTCCACCCGCACGATCCTCGTGAACGCCGCGGGCGGCGACGCCTTCTACCTGGAGCAGAACGAGTACACGTCGTTCGACCCGATGCAGGGGCTGGTCCCGCTCGTGGTGCCCGGGCAGCACGAGCTGGCGCAGTCGCTGCCGTGGGGCGGCACCTCGCATCCCGTGTGGTTCAAGCGCGATCCCCGCGTGGCGAACTGCAAGGCGCAGGGCGGCGTCTTCAACGCCGCGCTGATGAACAACGTGCCGGTGATCGTGGCCGACGCGCTGGAGGCCACGAAGGACATGTCGCCCGAGGACCGCGCCGACGCGCTCGACGCCGTCGCCGCGCAGGTGATGAATTCGATGCCGCCGCGCGAGAACCCGCGTGTGAACAAGTCGCTCGACTCGGTCCACGCCTCGGGCCCGCTGGGCCGCTCGCACGTGGTGATCCACGGCAACAGCAACTACAAGCAGACGGGCCTGCTGCAGGCCTACGCCGCGTACTCGCTGCTGCAGCAGCCGCCGCGGCGCGTCGGCCTGGCGTCGGGCTGCCAGGCCTTCGGGCACCGCGAACTCGAGGGCGTGCTGCGGACTTTCGGCCTCATCTCCGAGCCGATCGTCACGGTGCACCGATGA
- a CDS encoding class I adenylate-forming enzyme family protein, whose product MTVRDLPEVPALPETRAARAPQDPAVADDRLDLSNAEFAAAVRTAATRLAEFGVERGDVVGLLLPNRVELVVAVFAAWRLGAAVTPINPALAPPEIAYQAADAGARVLVTESGAQTPDGVAAIACHELLAESDDEAAAPEPVSTGDLALLIYTAGTTGKPKGVMITHGNIAAMTASFIEHFAFTERDHSLLVLPLFHANGVVLGTLTPLRAGGRTTIVGRFRPDDFFPAVERHRPTYFSAVPAIYAMLTALPEEVRPDSSSLRFGICGAAPMPVDLIERFESRFGVPIVEGYGLSETTTASAINPLDGPRKPGTVGPALPGQRIRIVDGALRDVPRGETGEVLIAGKVVMAGYLNRPDATAETIVDGWLRTGDVGLLDEDGYLRLVDRVKDMVIRGGENIYPKEIEAQLYRNPQVFEAAVIGRPHDVLGEVPVAYVSLRAGATVTAAGLLDGLRGELAKVKVPVDLILLDEVPKNPVGKIDKPTLRQRDRA is encoded by the coding sequence ATGACGGTGCGCGACCTGCCCGAGGTGCCCGCCCTCCCGGAGACCCGGGCGGCGCGGGCACCGCAGGACCCGGCCGTCGCCGACGACCGGCTGGACCTGTCGAACGCCGAGTTCGCCGCGGCCGTCCGCACCGCCGCGACCCGGCTCGCGGAGTTCGGCGTCGAGCGCGGCGACGTCGTGGGACTGCTGCTGCCCAATCGGGTGGAGCTGGTGGTCGCGGTGTTCGCGGCCTGGCGTCTGGGCGCGGCGGTCACGCCGATCAATCCCGCGCTCGCGCCGCCCGAGATCGCCTATCAGGCAGCCGATGCGGGCGCCCGGGTGCTGGTGACCGAGTCCGGGGCGCAGACCCCGGACGGCGTCGCCGCGATCGCGTGCCACGAGCTCCTCGCGGAGTCCGACGACGAGGCGGCGGCGCCCGAACCGGTGTCGACCGGTGACCTCGCACTGCTCATCTACACCGCCGGCACCACCGGCAAGCCCAAGGGCGTGATGATCACCCACGGGAACATCGCGGCCATGACGGCGTCGTTCATCGAGCACTTCGCGTTCACCGAGCGCGACCACAGCCTCCTGGTCCTGCCGCTCTTCCACGCCAACGGCGTCGTCCTCGGCACGCTCACGCCGCTCCGGGCGGGCGGGCGCACGACGATCGTCGGCCGGTTCCGGCCGGATGATTTCTTCCCGGCGGTGGAGCGGCACCGGCCCACCTACTTCTCCGCGGTGCCGGCGATCTACGCGATGCTCACGGCGCTGCCGGAGGAGGTGCGTCCGGATTCGTCGTCGCTGCGGTTCGGGATCTGCGGCGCCGCACCGATGCCCGTCGACCTCATCGAGCGGTTCGAGTCCCGGTTCGGCGTACCGATCGTCGAGGGCTACGGGCTGTCCGAGACGACCACCGCATCGGCCATCAACCCGCTCGACGGTCCGCGCAAGCCCGGCACCGTCGGGCCCGCGCTGCCGGGCCAGCGGATCCGCATCGTCGACGGTGCCCTCCGCGACGTCCCCCGCGGCGAGACGGGCGAGGTACTCATCGCCGGGAAGGTGGTGATGGCCGGGTACCTGAACCGGCCCGACGCCACCGCCGAGACGATCGTGGACGGGTGGCTGCGCACCGGCGACGTCGGCCTGCTCGACGAGGACGGCTACCTGCGGCTGGTGGATCGGGTGAAGGACATGGTGATCCGCGGCGGCGAGAACATCTACCCCAAGGAGATCGAGGCACAGCTGTACCGGAATCCTCAGGTCTTCGAGGCCGCGGTGATCGGCCGGCCGCACGACGTGCTCGGCGAGGTGCCCGTCGCGTACGTGTCGCTCCGCGCGGGCGCGACGGTGACCGCTGCCGGGCTCCTCGACGGCCTGCGCGGCGAGCTGGCGAAGGTGAAGGTCCCCGTGGACCTGATCCTGCTCGACGAGGTCCCGAAGAACCCCGTCGGGAAGATCGACAAACCCACGCTCCGGCAGCGGGACCGGGCGTAG